Proteins from a genomic interval of Gordonia sp. SL306:
- the dprA gene encoding DNA-processing protein DprA gives MSHHLDDAERRAWAYLARVAEPPCAAIESLCDELGPVEAAAAVRARSVPAGHPLVLEATAARADIDTAADDLEIAERIGARLVTRDDDEWPGWPLMSLSQSDTAARGGVPLALWVRGPGRLDELATTGVALVGSRAASGYGEQVASSLASGLVAENWTVTSGGAYGIDGVAHRGALASGGSTMAVMACGIDRDYPAGHARLLAEIADRGLVVSEYPPGTTAAKHRFLTRNRLVAAMSAAVVVVEAGRRSGAANTAAWARKLGRPLGAVPGPVTSATSIGCHQMIADDLAVLVIDTRSVIALAAPDGAADNGRGRTRPTDRLTADERRVHDALPGRGSVTIEEISFSAGLDIPVVRSALARMDVSGHVVNDAGMWRLP, from the coding sequence ATGAGCCACCACCTCGACGACGCCGAGCGTCGGGCCTGGGCGTATCTCGCCCGTGTCGCCGAACCGCCCTGCGCTGCCATCGAATCCCTGTGTGACGAGCTCGGCCCAGTCGAGGCGGCAGCCGCCGTACGGGCGCGTTCGGTCCCGGCCGGCCACCCCTTGGTACTCGAGGCCACGGCCGCTCGCGCCGACATCGACACCGCCGCAGACGATCTGGAGATCGCCGAGCGGATCGGGGCCCGCCTGGTGACCCGCGACGACGACGAATGGCCGGGCTGGCCGCTGATGTCGTTGAGTCAGTCGGACACGGCAGCCCGTGGCGGAGTGCCGTTGGCATTGTGGGTCCGTGGGCCGGGCCGGCTCGACGAATTGGCGACGACGGGTGTCGCGCTGGTCGGTTCGCGTGCCGCGTCGGGCTATGGCGAGCAGGTCGCGTCGAGCCTCGCGTCCGGACTCGTCGCGGAGAACTGGACAGTGACCTCGGGCGGGGCATACGGGATCGACGGGGTCGCCCACCGTGGTGCCCTGGCTTCCGGCGGTTCGACGATGGCTGTCATGGCTTGTGGGATCGATCGCGACTATCCCGCCGGTCACGCACGATTGCTCGCAGAGATCGCCGACCGGGGCCTGGTCGTCTCCGAGTACCCGCCGGGTACCACTGCTGCCAAGCATCGCTTCCTCACCCGGAATCGCCTGGTGGCCGCGATGTCCGCCGCCGTGGTGGTCGTCGAGGCGGGACGTCGGTCGGGCGCGGCGAACACGGCCGCGTGGGCACGGAAACTCGGCCGTCCGCTCGGGGCCGTGCCCGGCCCGGTGACGTCGGCGACATCGATCGGATGTCACCAGATGATCGCCGACGACCTGGCAGTGCTCGTGATCGACACCCGGTCGGTCATCGCGCTTGCCGCTCCCGACGGCGCAGCCGACAACGGCCGGGGCCGAACGCGGCCCACTGATCGCCTCACGGCAGACGAGCGGCGTGTGCACGACGCGTTACCGGGTCGGGGCTCGGTCACGATCGAGGAGATCTCGTTCTCCGCCGGGCTCGACATCCCGGTCGTGCGATCCGCCCTGGCCCGGATGGACGTCAGTGGACACGTGGTGAATGACGCAGGAATGTGGCGATTGCCCTGA
- a CDS encoding saccharopine dehydrogenase family protein, translating into MRILLVGAGGVGDAVAKIAARREFFDHMVVADYDEDRARRTVAAIVDVHGPGAAARFSAVAIDAGDASAIRDAVRDHGATHVMNAVEPKFVPTVFGGAFAGGADYLDMAMSLSTPHPSEPHRQTGVKLGDEQFAAAADWEGGGRLALVGMGVEPGLSDVFARYACDNLFDEVHELGTRDGANLVVRNESGEEVFAPSFSIWTTIEECLNPPVIWERDRGFFTTPPFSEPEVFDFPEGIGRVECVNVEHEEVLLMPRWCDARRVTFKYGLGEEFIGVLRVLNTLGLDSTEPVGVRSAAGRVRVAPRDVVAAVLPDPATIGPVMTGKTCAGLAVTGIKDGRPRRVYLYHVSDNEWTMREYGTQCVVWQTALGPVIALELLAAGTWRGTGVLGPEAFPAEPFLELMRADESQGGYGQPWGLREDDPQV; encoded by the coding sequence ATGAGAATCCTGCTGGTCGGCGCCGGCGGTGTGGGTGACGCCGTTGCGAAGATCGCCGCTCGACGTGAGTTCTTCGACCACATGGTCGTCGCTGACTACGACGAGGACCGGGCGCGGCGCACGGTGGCCGCGATCGTCGACGTGCATGGCCCGGGTGCCGCCGCGAGGTTCAGCGCGGTGGCGATCGACGCGGGCGATGCGTCGGCGATTCGCGATGCGGTGCGGGATCACGGTGCGACGCACGTGATGAATGCGGTGGAACCGAAGTTCGTGCCGACGGTGTTCGGCGGAGCCTTCGCCGGCGGCGCCGACTATCTGGACATGGCCATGAGTCTGTCGACTCCGCACCCGTCCGAACCCCACCGGCAAACCGGAGTGAAGCTCGGTGACGAGCAGTTCGCCGCCGCCGCGGACTGGGAGGGGGGCGGTCGCCTGGCGCTGGTCGGGATGGGGGTCGAGCCCGGGTTGTCCGACGTGTTCGCCCGCTACGCCTGCGACAACCTCTTCGACGAGGTCCACGAACTCGGCACCCGGGACGGCGCAAACTTGGTGGTGCGCAACGAGAGTGGCGAGGAGGTCTTCGCGCCGTCGTTCAGCATCTGGACCACCATCGAGGAATGTCTGAATCCGCCGGTGATCTGGGAGAGGGACAGGGGTTTCTTCACCACGCCGCCCTTTTCCGAGCCGGAGGTGTTCGACTTCCCCGAGGGGATCGGCCGGGTCGAATGTGTGAACGTCGAACACGAAGAGGTCCTGCTGATGCCGCGATGGTGCGACGCGCGACGCGTCACGTTCAAATACGGTCTGGGGGAGGAGTTCATCGGTGTGCTCCGAGTTCTCAACACGCTCGGTCTCGATTCCACCGAGCCGGTCGGCGTGCGCTCGGCGGCGGGACGTGTGCGGGTGGCCCCGCGTGACGTGGTGGCCGCCGTCCTGCCCGACCCTGCCACCATCGGACCGGTCATGACCGGCAAGACCTGCGCGGGGCTGGCGGTCACTGGCATCAAAGACGGGCGACCACGCCGCGTGTACCTCTACCACGTCAGCGACAACGAGTGGACGATGCGTGAGTACGGCACGCAATGTGTGGTCTGGCAGACCGCGCTGGGGCCGGTGATCGCGCTCGAACTGCTGGCCGCGGGGACTTGGCGCGGAACGGGCGTCCTCGGTCCCGAGGCCTTCCCGGCAGAACCCTTCCTCGAGTTGATGCGAGCGGACGAGTCCCAGGGCGGATACGGGCAGCCATGGGGACTCCGTGAAGACGACCCGCAGGTGTGA
- a CDS encoding TetR/AcrR family transcriptional regulator: MPEPSPRRGSRLTVDDWLDAAMQLLITEGVGAIKISRLCAHLGVTKGSFYWHFTDIAALMSALADHCREVEESARQTLADLQTLPPVERIEAMVRLVSDPRRWTVEAAVRTWAETDESLADTVAALDEQIFDIAHEAMRELGFDEPEAHARATTLLYAGIGYLHARRRHGPASDDDTRIFIDLLTGR; encoded by the coding sequence ATGCCGGAGCCGTCTCCTCGACGCGGATCGCGTCTGACCGTGGATGACTGGCTCGATGCCGCGATGCAACTGCTGATCACCGAAGGCGTCGGAGCCATCAAGATCTCGCGGCTGTGCGCCCACCTCGGGGTCACCAAAGGTAGCTTCTACTGGCATTTCACCGATATCGCCGCGCTCATGTCGGCGCTCGCCGATCACTGCCGAGAGGTCGAGGAGTCGGCGAGGCAGACATTGGCCGATCTGCAGACCCTCCCCCCGGTGGAACGGATCGAGGCGATGGTCCGACTGGTGTCCGATCCTCGGCGCTGGACGGTCGAGGCCGCCGTCCGCACCTGGGCCGAAACCGATGAATCCCTGGCGGACACCGTGGCCGCACTCGACGAGCAGATCTTCGACATCGCCCACGAGGCGATGCGCGAACTCGGTTTCGACGAGCCGGAGGCACATGCGCGCGCGACGACTCTCCTGTACGCCGGGATCGGTTATCTGCACGCGCGCCGGCGCCACGGCCCCGCAAGTGACGACGACACCCGGATCTTCATCGACCTGCTCACCGGGCGCTGA
- a CDS encoding siderophore-interacting protein, which translates to MAKHMNIMTVLRREQLSPHFVRLYLGGDDFDDFTPDGDRGTWDTDLYIKIAFGPDGAPFQGDVDRKQMRLMPAAEQPVLRTYTVRSIDVDRREIAVDFVVHGDEGIAGPWAATVEPGATVRFLGPGGGYRPAATAPWHLLASDEAGLPAVAAALEALPDDAVAKVFVEVAGPEDEIALTAPAGAEIVWVHRGGPAGEVGDDRAGDNAPLIAAVRAAEWLDGEPHVFIHGEAQAVMHNLRAYVRKERGVGAKNASISGYWRRGRTEEGFREWKSDLRAAEEVTGAAV; encoded by the coding sequence ATGGCCAAACACATGAACATCATGACGGTGCTCCGACGCGAGCAGCTCAGCCCGCACTTCGTCCGTCTCTACCTCGGTGGCGACGACTTCGACGACTTCACCCCCGACGGTGATCGTGGTACCTGGGATACCGACCTGTACATCAAGATTGCCTTCGGCCCCGATGGTGCGCCATTCCAGGGGGACGTCGACCGCAAGCAGATGCGGCTCATGCCGGCAGCGGAGCAGCCGGTACTGCGGACCTACACGGTGCGCTCGATCGATGTGGACCGACGCGAGATCGCCGTCGACTTCGTCGTCCATGGCGACGAGGGCATCGCGGGTCCGTGGGCGGCAACCGTCGAACCCGGTGCGACCGTTCGGTTCCTCGGTCCCGGGGGCGGCTATCGGCCGGCGGCGACGGCTCCCTGGCACCTGTTGGCCAGTGATGAGGCCGGATTGCCTGCGGTCGCCGCCGCACTCGAGGCGCTGCCCGACGACGCCGTCGCGAAGGTGTTCGTCGAGGTCGCGGGTCCGGAGGACGAGATCGCGCTCACCGCACCGGCCGGTGCGGAGATCGTGTGGGTCCATCGCGGTGGCCCGGCGGGCGAGGTCGGTGACGACCGGGCCGGCGACAATGCTCCCCTGATCGCAGCCGTCCGCGCCGCCGAGTGGCTCGACGGTGAACCGCATGTGTTCATCCACGGCGAGGCGCAGGCAGTGATGCACAATCTGCGCGCCTACGTGCGCAAGGAACGCGGTGTCGGGGCAAAGAATGCGTCGATCTCCGGCTACTGGCGCCGGGGTCGGACCGAAGAGGGCTTCCGAGAGTGGAAGTCGGACCTGCGCGCTGCCGAGGAGGTAACCGGAGCTGCGGTATAG
- a CDS encoding tyrosine recombinase XerC has translation MTAESDSASPHVAGVLDDFTSFLTYEKGHSEHTVRAYVADVRGLVTFAGARGVSVADIDLSLLRSWLADHTRRGAARTSIARRVSSAKAFCAWAAREGVFGADPSTRLQAPKAHRTLPAVLAPDQAAATMRSAADGGTDEEPLALRDRLIVELLYATGIRVGELCGLDVGDVDETRRVLRVTGKGNKERTVPYGDPAAVAIDRWLAHGRPALSGPSSAGALLLGAQGGRLNQRMARRVVHRAVAAAGGPDMGPHGLRHSAATHLLEGGADLRVVQELLGHSSLATTQLYTHVSVERLRAVHRQAHPRA, from the coding sequence ATGACCGCCGAGTCCGACTCCGCTTCGCCTCACGTCGCCGGCGTCCTCGACGACTTCACCTCCTTTCTCACCTACGAGAAGGGGCACAGCGAGCACACCGTGCGCGCGTACGTCGCTGACGTCCGAGGACTCGTCACGTTTGCGGGGGCACGGGGTGTGTCGGTCGCAGACATCGACCTGTCGCTGCTGCGGAGTTGGCTTGCCGACCACACGCGCCGTGGCGCTGCGCGGACCTCGATCGCGCGCCGGGTGTCGTCGGCCAAGGCCTTCTGCGCGTGGGCCGCCCGCGAGGGGGTATTCGGCGCCGACCCGTCGACGCGTCTGCAGGCGCCGAAGGCGCACCGGACGTTGCCCGCTGTCCTGGCGCCGGACCAGGCCGCCGCGACGATGCGTTCGGCGGCCGATGGCGGGACCGATGAGGAACCGCTCGCGTTGCGTGATCGGTTGATCGTGGAACTGTTGTACGCCACCGGGATTCGTGTCGGAGAGCTCTGCGGCCTCGATGTCGGCGACGTCGACGAGACGCGACGCGTTCTGCGGGTCACCGGTAAGGGGAACAAGGAACGGACGGTGCCGTACGGGGATCCGGCCGCGGTGGCGATCGACCGTTGGTTGGCGCACGGGCGGCCGGCATTGTCCGGGCCGTCGTCGGCGGGCGCTCTCTTGCTCGGCGCACAGGGCGGCCGGCTCAACCAGCGGATGGCCCGACGTGTGGTGCACCGGGCGGTCGCGGCCGCCGGCGGGCCGGACATGGGGCCGCACGGACTGCGGCACAGCGCGGCCACGCATCTTCTCGAAGGTGGTGCCGATCTCCGGGTGGTGCAGGAGTTGCTCGGGCACTCGTCGTTGGCGACCACGCAGCTCTACACCCATGTCAGTGTGGAACGCCTGCGTGCGGTCCATCGGCAGGCGCATCCCCGGGCCTGA
- a CDS encoding M23 family metallopeptidase, which translates to MFMADHDRRTRRHRRKRLFRVILYALSELVLVAVLLCALPGVAGGANPRFRLPLPPPPAVDRGFDPPEHRWQPGHRGVDLSTSPGAVVHAAGAGTVQFAGVVAGRPVVSIRHADALITTYEPVRASVRQGTTVRRGEVIGTVIAGHEGCSAPACLHWGARRGQGRAATYLNPLALIGALRVRLKPVGGIRPGDAPADGPHAGVPH; encoded by the coding sequence ATGTTCATGGCCGACCATGATCGACGGACCCGACGGCACCGCCGGAAACGCCTGTTCCGGGTCATCCTGTACGCATTGTCCGAGCTCGTGCTGGTTGCCGTACTGCTGTGTGCGCTGCCGGGTGTGGCCGGCGGCGCCAATCCACGATTCCGACTGCCCCTGCCACCGCCGCCCGCGGTGGACCGTGGATTCGACCCTCCCGAGCACCGGTGGCAACCGGGTCATCGCGGAGTCGACCTCTCGACGTCGCCGGGCGCCGTCGTCCACGCGGCCGGCGCCGGGACGGTGCAGTTCGCCGGTGTGGTCGCCGGGCGCCCCGTCGTGTCGATCCGGCACGCCGATGCGCTGATCACCACCTACGAGCCGGTCCGCGCCTCGGTCCGACAGGGCACGACGGTACGGCGCGGTGAGGTGATCGGCACCGTGATCGCCGGACACGAGGGATGCTCTGCGCCTGCCTGCCTGCACTGGGGTGCTCGCCGGGGCCAGGGCAGGGCGGCCACCTACCTGAACCCCCTGGCCCTGATCGGCGCGCTCCGCGTCCGACTGAAACCCGTCGGTGGGATCAGGCCCGGGGATGCGCCTGCCGATGGACCGCACGCAGGCGTTCCACACTGA
- the rpsB gene encoding 30S ribosomal protein S2 produces the protein MAVVTMKQLLDSGAHFGHQTRRWNPKMKRFIFTDRNGIYIIDLQQTLTYIDKAYEFVKETVAHGGTILFVGTKKQAQESIAAEATRVGMPYVNQRWLGGMLTNFSTVHKRLQRLKELETMEQTGGFEGRTKKEILMLTREKNKLERTLGGIRDMAKVPSAVWVVDTNKEHIAVGEARKLNIPVIAILDTNCDPDLVDYPIPGNDDAIRSAALLTRVVASAVAEGVQARAGQSSDDSKPEAGGGEPLAEWEQELLTQATAPAGGEAGTTPAQ, from the coding sequence ATGGCTGTCGTGACCATGAAGCAGCTGCTTGACAGCGGCGCACACTTCGGGCATCAGACCCGCCGTTGGAATCCGAAGATGAAGCGGTTCATCTTCACCGACCGCAACGGCATCTACATCATCGACCTGCAGCAGACGCTGACCTACATCGACAAGGCGTACGAGTTCGTCAAGGAGACCGTTGCCCACGGTGGCACGATCCTCTTCGTCGGTACCAAGAAGCAGGCGCAGGAGTCGATCGCCGCAGAGGCCACTCGCGTCGGCATGCCGTATGTGAACCAGCGCTGGCTCGGCGGCATGCTCACCAACTTCTCGACCGTCCACAAGCGCCTGCAGCGCCTGAAGGAACTCGAGACCATGGAGCAGACCGGTGGCTTCGAGGGTCGCACCAAGAAGGAAATCCTCATGCTCACGCGTGAGAAGAACAAGCTCGAGCGGACACTCGGTGGTATCCGCGATATGGCCAAGGTGCCGTCCGCCGTTTGGGTGGTGGACACCAACAAGGAGCACATTGCTGTCGGTGAGGCACGCAAGCTCAACATCCCGGTCATCGCGATCCTCGACACCAACTGCGATCCGGACCTCGTCGACTACCCGATCCCGGGCAACGACGACGCGATCCGCAGCGCCGCTCTGCTCACCCGCGTGGTCGCCTCGGCGGTCGCCGAGGGAGTCCAGGCCCGTGCCGGCCAGTCCTCCGACGATTCCAAGCCGGAAGCCGGCGGCGGCGAGCCCCTGGCCGAGTGGGAGCAGGAACTGCTCACCCAGGCCACCGCGCCCGCCGGTGGCGAGGCCGGAACCACCCCGGCCCAGTAG
- the tsf gene encoding translation elongation factor Ts, whose amino-acid sequence MANYTAADVKRLRELTGSGMMDCKNALANNDGDFDKAVEELRIKGAKDVGKRAERSTAEGLVAAKDGVLIELNSETDFVAKNAEFQELADQILDAAAVAKTSDVDALKAAALAGGTVDEAVAALSAKIGEKLELRRVAYYDGPVAVYLHKRASDLPPAVGVLVSYTGEGDAAAEAARGAAMQVAALRAKYATRDEVPADVVENERRIAEQTAKEEGKPEQALPKIVEGRVNGFYKDVVLLDQPSVQDSKKTVKALLDEAGVTINGFTRFEVGQS is encoded by the coding sequence ATGGCGAACTACACCGCAGCCGATGTGAAGCGTCTCCGTGAGCTCACCGGCTCAGGAATGATGGACTGCAAGAACGCGCTCGCGAACAACGACGGCGACTTCGACAAGGCCGTCGAGGAATTGCGCATCAAGGGCGCGAAGGACGTCGGCAAGCGCGCCGAGCGCTCCACTGCCGAGGGCCTCGTCGCAGCCAAGGACGGCGTGCTGATCGAGCTGAACTCGGAGACCGACTTCGTCGCGAAGAACGCCGAGTTCCAGGAACTCGCCGACCAGATCCTCGACGCCGCGGCGGTCGCCAAGACCAGTGACGTCGACGCGCTGAAGGCGGCGGCTCTGGCTGGCGGCACCGTGGACGAGGCCGTCGCCGCGCTGTCGGCCAAGATCGGCGAGAAGCTCGAACTGCGTCGGGTCGCCTACTACGACGGTCCCGTCGCCGTGTACCTGCACAAGCGTGCATCGGACCTGCCGCCTGCTGTCGGCGTGCTGGTCTCCTACACCGGTGAGGGCGACGCCGCTGCCGAGGCCGCGCGTGGCGCAGCCATGCAGGTTGCCGCGCTGCGGGCGAAGTACGCGACCCGCGACGAGGTGCCCGCCGACGTGGTGGAGAACGAGCGCCGCATCGCCGAGCAGACCGCGAAGGAAGAGGGCAAGCCCGAGCAGGCGCTGCCGAAGATCGTCGAAGGCCGCGTGAACGGCTTCTACAAGGATGTCGTGCTGCTCGACCAGCCGTCGGTGCAGGACTCCAAGAAGACCGTCAAGGCTCTTCTCGACGAAGCAGGCGTGACCATCAACGGCTTCACCCGCTTCGAGGTCGGCCAGTCCTGA
- a CDS encoding MFS transporter — MASADAAPADSAAAEPVDRAAWLALAGCLLGLFMQMLDTTIVNIALPDLTTDLRASTSEQLLVLSVYTLAFACTLLTAATLGGRLGRRRVFVTAILAFTVTSVLCGVAQGPVELIVFRGAQGVSAALMSAQTLALIAALFPKTRHGLVFGIYGAVAGLAAMLGPVIGGVLVTSDVLGWGWRTIFFVNFPLGVIACGLAWRRLPQLRELPAPRLDLRGMALSTAGLFFLLYPLAVGREQGWPPRLWVMMGASTVLLVLFVVLERQLLARGGAPLLRVDLFGSRRFTVGLSLSLLFFSVFAGFFFTVSISAQFGLGYSPLRTGLLALPFAVGGVVGSVLSPAVVDRIGSARTLCAGVLVLGTGLAWIGLTLQPISGTMSIPAVIAPLVVGGIGTGLFVAPLQTAILSDTSEANIGSASGCVPTVQQIGASIGLAVVSLFFFGQVAAHAQSVVPTARAELVAELQHTTVEPMFRGPMADRFADCARDRLTSPHPDRPTPGCGGDASARSGMAADLVDKAEGQLQVAGRSVAARSFVGAFQTTLWVLAGMCAAIAVLTLGLGPRRGPVHHPEQQTTPRHLGGDAGLSVGQQVRTGRPRSG; from the coding sequence ATGGCGAGTGCCGACGCCGCGCCTGCGGATTCGGCCGCGGCCGAGCCGGTCGACCGCGCAGCGTGGTTGGCCCTCGCCGGCTGCCTGCTCGGTCTGTTCATGCAGATGCTCGACACCACGATCGTCAACATCGCACTCCCGGACCTGACCACCGACCTCCGCGCGTCCACCTCCGAGCAACTGTTGGTCCTCAGCGTGTACACCCTGGCATTCGCGTGCACCCTGCTGACCGCCGCAACCCTGGGCGGCCGCCTCGGTCGCCGGCGCGTGTTCGTCACCGCGATCCTGGCGTTCACCGTCACGTCGGTGCTCTGCGGTGTGGCTCAGGGACCTGTCGAGCTGATCGTGTTCCGGGGTGCCCAGGGTGTCAGCGCCGCTCTCATGTCGGCACAGACGTTGGCGCTCATCGCCGCACTCTTCCCCAAGACCCGACATGGTCTGGTGTTCGGCATCTACGGCGCCGTCGCAGGTCTCGCCGCGATGCTCGGGCCCGTCATCGGTGGTGTGCTCGTCACCTCGGACGTCCTCGGGTGGGGTTGGCGGACGATCTTCTTCGTCAACTTCCCGCTCGGCGTGATCGCGTGTGGGTTGGCGTGGCGCCGGCTTCCGCAACTGCGTGAGCTGCCCGCACCCCGACTGGATCTGCGTGGAATGGCCCTGTCGACCGCGGGTCTGTTCTTTCTGCTGTATCCCCTCGCCGTGGGACGTGAGCAGGGTTGGCCGCCGCGGCTCTGGGTCATGATGGGTGCGTCGACCGTGCTGCTCGTCCTGTTCGTGGTCCTCGAACGGCAACTCCTCGCACGGGGCGGCGCACCCTTGCTCAGGGTGGATCTGTTCGGCTCTCGACGCTTCACCGTCGGTCTGTCGCTCTCGCTGCTCTTCTTCAGTGTGTTCGCCGGATTCTTCTTCACCGTCTCCATCTCGGCCCAGTTCGGACTCGGCTACTCCCCGTTGCGCACCGGACTGCTGGCACTGCCGTTCGCGGTCGGCGGTGTCGTGGGATCGGTACTCTCCCCTGCCGTCGTCGACCGGATCGGGTCGGCGCGGACATTGTGTGCCGGTGTCCTCGTACTCGGCACCGGGCTCGCCTGGATCGGGCTGACGCTGCAGCCGATCAGCGGGACGATGTCGATACCCGCGGTGATCGCGCCACTCGTGGTCGGTGGTATCGGCACCGGTCTGTTCGTCGCGCCGCTGCAGACGGCGATCCTGTCGGACACCTCCGAGGCGAACATCGGCTCGGCATCGGGATGCGTACCGACGGTTCAGCAGATCGGCGCGTCGATCGGGCTGGCCGTCGTGTCCCTGTTCTTCTTCGGTCAGGTTGCCGCTCACGCGCAGTCAGTGGTGCCGACAGCACGTGCGGAACTCGTCGCAGAGCTGCAGCACACCACCGTCGAGCCGATGTTCCGCGGTCCGATGGCCGATCGGTTCGCCGACTGTGCACGCGACCGTCTGACCTCGCCGCATCCCGATCGACCCACGCCGGGGTGCGGCGGCGATGCCTCGGCACGGAGTGGCATGGCGGCGGATCTGGTCGACAAGGCCGAGGGCCAATTGCAGGTGGCGGGCCGGTCAGTGGCGGCACGAAGTTTCGTGGGGGCGTTCCAGACGACGTTGTGGGTGCTCGCCGGTATGTGCGCGGCGATCGCCGTGCTGACGCTCGGTCTCGGCCCGCGGCGCGGTCCCGTGCACCACCCCGAACAGCAGACAACCCCGCGTCACCTCGGCGGTGACGCGGGGTTGTCTGTTGGTCAACAGGTCAGGACTGGCCGACCTCGAAGCGGGTGA
- a CDS encoding condensation domain-containing protein — translation MVSFGLIDEWNPRPGRLTSWVASPSSIAESSRAAMHPVPPSHQQEEYLRAADRNRSAGFRFSRLCLIAFDIRAQLDPSALTTALTTFLRRHDTFRSWFSVEPDGSVARHVTEPETIELLCNDHGDFSTPARIRAHVQQETPGPFDWDCFSFGAIEWDGGFTIYCAVDHLNTDGMSQAMTCVDLMTLYMNAAFGMDTALAPVGSYVDYCDRERSISRELSRDSPRVQRWIDVVSDHGGHLPRFPLPLGKDADTHTRSAHLTTKVFDDDAAAQRFEDACRANGGNVTAGLMAIAALAYAEFTGESGYLGMTPKSTRQTGSELNSVGWFTSLIPVPVTVRPDSTFASAVAQAARSYEAGKDLTDVSFHRVLELVRPEDGIDVEPGWSVPMISYIDVRKLPGVEMFDAINGCLYGNRGSSEEVFMWINRFQEETSMTFLYPDTEIARESVHDYTHKFIEIMETVASQGDYDQVAPALTR, via the coding sequence ATGGTAAGTTTCGGGCTCATCGACGAGTGGAACCCTCGTCCGGGACGATTGACCAGCTGGGTCGCGTCTCCATCATCGATCGCCGAATCATCGCGTGCTGCAATGCATCCGGTGCCGCCGTCGCATCAGCAGGAGGAGTACCTCCGCGCTGCGGATCGCAACCGATCCGCCGGCTTCCGGTTCTCACGTCTGTGTCTGATCGCGTTCGACATCCGAGCGCAGCTGGACCCTTCGGCATTGACCACCGCGCTGACCACCTTCCTGCGCCGACACGACACGTTCAGGTCATGGTTCTCGGTCGAGCCCGACGGATCCGTCGCCAGACATGTGACCGAACCGGAGACGATCGAACTGCTCTGCAACGATCACGGCGATTTCTCCACGCCGGCCCGCATCCGTGCGCACGTACAGCAGGAGACCCCCGGGCCCTTCGACTGGGACTGCTTCTCGTTCGGCGCAATCGAGTGGGATGGCGGATTCACCATCTACTGCGCCGTGGATCATCTGAACACCGATGGCATGTCGCAGGCGATGACCTGCGTCGATCTGATGACTCTGTACATGAATGCGGCGTTCGGCATGGACACCGCCCTGGCGCCGGTCGGCAGCTATGTCGACTACTGCGACCGCGAGCGGTCCATCTCGCGCGAACTGTCCCGGGATTCTCCCCGGGTCCAGAGGTGGATCGACGTCGTGTCGGACCATGGCGGCCACCTTCCCCGCTTTCCGCTACCGCTCGGAAAGGATGCCGACACCCACACCCGCAGTGCGCATCTCACGACGAAGGTCTTCGACGACGATGCTGCTGCACAGCGATTCGAGGACGCCTGTCGGGCGAACGGCGGAAACGTCACAGCCGGCCTCATGGCCATCGCCGCGCTGGCCTACGCCGAGTTCACCGGCGAGTCCGGCTATCTGGGAATGACGCCCAAGAGCACCCGGCAGACCGGCAGTGAACTGAACTCGGTCGGATGGTTCACCAGCCTCATCCCGGTCCCGGTGACGGTACGGCCCGACAGCACGTTCGCCTCGGCGGTCGCGCAGGCCGCCCGGAGTTACGAGGCCGGGAAAGACCTGACCGATGTGTCCTTCCACCGGGTCCTCGAGCTCGTGCGACCGGAAGACGGCATCGATGTCGAGCCCGGCTGGTCGGTTCCGATGATCTCCTACATCGACGTGCGGAAGCTGCCCGGCGTCGAGATGTTCGACGCCATCAACGGATGCCTGTACGGCAACCGGGGCAGCAGCGAAGAGGTGTTCATGTGGATCAACCGATTCCAGGAAGAGACCTCGATGACCTTCTTGTATCCCGACACCGAGATCGCCCGGGAATCTGTGCACGACTACACGCACAAGTTCATCGAGATCATGGAAACCGTTGCGAGTCAGGGTGACTACGACCAGGTTGCCCCCGCGCTGACCCGGTGA